From Mustela nigripes isolate SB6536 chromosome 13, MUSNIG.SB6536, whole genome shotgun sequence, one genomic window encodes:
- the LOC132029098 gene encoding tau-tubulin kinase 1-like: MSGFLFQATEYTLPKIIHWKNRYSNIHQEINKSEEEEEEEEEEEEEDAAAAAAAIAKGGETFGKEGCSSENQNPL, translated from the exons ATGTCTGGTTTCTTATTCCAGGCAACAGAGTATACCCTTCCCAAGATTATCCATTGGAAAAACCGGTATTCGAATATTCATCAG gaaataaataaatctgaagaagaagaagaagaagaagaagaagaagaagaggaggatgcagcagcagcagcagcagcaatagcCAAAGGAGGGGAGACATTCGGGAAGGAAGGGTGCTCAAG TGAAAACCAGAATCCTTTGTGA